The DNA region AGCAAAAAAACTAGGTGGAATTTGCAGCCGAGGCATCATCTCTATGAAAAACCCGATTGATAAATCTTAATGGTTGAAATCACAGCTTGATTGATCCTGTTCTTCATTGAGAAAAGATGCCTGGGCTATTTTTCGaaagttattgtttttatttttatttttttgaaaagaataaagttattatttttattatctgcaatattatattatttttgaatatataataaagttatatctttccttaaataaataaaactgaaagaagaataaaaaaataaagccaTGTAGTTTCGTATATAACTCAATGACTGtgattaactttttaaaaataaaaaaataaagctgAAAGAAAAGTAGAGGACTTGGGTTGACTTGGCAGCGCTATATAAATGTTCATAATATTCATTCTATCCCACACTTATTCACTCTTTTGCTTCCTTGAAGGCTGAAGGGTATCATCTCATCAAAATGGGTTTAACTTTGAAGTatcaactcttcttcttcttcttcttcttcttcttctgtctACTCTCCTGGCTCTTTCcatcctctttttcttcttccttctcttcaAACTCACAATGCTCTGCTCTACTCCATTTTAGTAACTCTCTGTCTCTTCACAGTTCCGCTTCTCCTTCTCCTGATAGATCAATAATTCAAATGTGTTATAATTCGTATCCAAAGACAGCCTCTTGGAAGGAGCATAAGGACTGCTGTAGTTGGGATGGTGTCGAGTGTGACAATGCGACACGCCATGTTATTGGTCTTGACCTTAGTTGTAGTTGGCTTAATGGCTCCATTCATTCCAACAGTTCCCTCTTCCTTCTTCATCATCTCAGGTCCTTGAATCTTGCTGGTAATGACTTCTATCCCTTCCCAATTTCATCTGAGTTTGGCAACTTTAAGACTTTGACTTATTTTAATCTTTCTCGTTCCTTTTTTTCTGGCAAAATCCCATATGAAATCTCCCAGTTGTCTTCGCTTGTTTCACTCGATCTTTCTAACAATTGGCTAATCATCGAAACACCAGTCTGGAAAAGAGTCGTTGATAACCTAACTCTGTTAAGGGAACTTCTTCTGGATTCCACAAATATGTCCTCAATTAGGCCTAATTCTTTGATGAATCTAGCCTCCTCTTTGACAACTCTTAGTCTCAATGGCTGTGACTTGCGGGGAAAACTCGAAAATAACATCCTCTGCCTTCCGAGTATACAAACCCTTGATCTAGGGTTTAATTTTAATCTTGAGGGTTCTCTTCCAAACTCTAATTGCAACAGCAGTAGTTCCTTGAAGTTCTTAGATCTCTCTAGTACAATGTTTTCGGGAGAATTACCTGATTCTATCGGCAGTCTAAAGTCCTTGAAGCATTTGGATCTCGGTTTTTCCAATTTTACTGGGTTAATTCCAACATCGCTTGGAAGCCTCGCTCAAATGACTGTTCTAATTCTGTCGGAAAACAATTTTATTGGGTCAATTCCAGCGTCACTTGGAAACTTCACACAAATTACTTATTTGGATCTATATGCAAACAATTTTATTGGGCCAATTCCAGCATCACTTGGGAACTTAACACAAATTACTTATTTGGATTTGTCATCTAATAGTTTCAAAGGTGAGATTCTATTACCACTTTTAAATCTTAGGTGCTCATGGCATACACATGAACTAACAATTTCTAATTATTGGTGAATATTTCAATAGGTTTGCTGCCATTGTCACTATTGAACTTGCCAAATCTCTCAATTTTATACCTTAACAACAATCAACTTGTTGGTCCCCTTCCTAGTCACGTAAGTGGTTTGAATCTAATTGAGCTCTCTTTAAGTTCAAATTCCCTAAATGGAACATTGCCATCTTGGTTGTTCAGTTTGCCATCTTTGGAGATGTTAAGGCTTGATGATAATGAATTTATTGGTGAGATTGGTGAGTTTAAGTACAATTCATTGGTCTCTCTTGTTTTGGGTTATAATAAGCTACAGGGCTCCATACCTAGGTCAATTTCTAGACTTGTGAACCTTACTCAGCTATATCTCTCATCAAATAAATTAAGTATTATGTTAGAGTTTGAAATGCTTTCAAAGCTCAAAAATCTCCAATATCTTGATTTATCACATAACTTACTTAGCATCAAGAATAATGTCATTGTAACTTTTACCTTGCCCAATCTTCGGCACTTGAACTTGTCTTCTTCCAACATTAGTGAATTcccaattttattaaaaacagcAACAAATTTAGAATCCTTAGACCTTTCCAATAACAGAATTTATGGTCAAGTTCCAAGATGGTTGGGGGATGTGGGGAGaaattcattatattatattgATCTTCGGGCCAACTTGCTTCAAGGACCATTTTCCACATTAAATTTTCGTAACCTTCAATATTTCTTTGTCTCCAATAACAGTTTAACCGGAGAAATcccttttttaatttgtaatgcAAGTTTCCTTGAAGTTCTAGACTTGTCTCATAACAACTTTAGTGGTATGAttcctaagtgtttgataaaCTCTAGTGGCCTCTCAGTGTTGGATTTGCGAATGAATAACCTTCGTGGTACCATCCCAGCAACATTTGCCAAGGGAAATTATTTTAGGAATATTAACCTTAATGGCAATCAATTAGAAGGGCAATTGCCACGATCTTTGGCAAATTGTAGGAACCTGGAAGTTCTAGATCTTGGAAACAATAAGATGAATGGAGCCTTCCCTTATTGGTTGGAAAGTCTTCCTAAATTGCGGGTTCTTGTCATAAGATCAAACAGATTTCAAGGTAGTATAGGCAATCCTAAAACCAAATTTCCTTTCCCAAATTTACGAATCATTGATATCTCGAACAATCAGTTTAATGGTCCTTTGccaagaaaatatttcaaatatttgaaaGCCATGACGAATGTGgatgaaagtaaagttagattGGAATATACAAGAGACATGTATTATCAGGATTCTTTGAATGTGATGATAAAAGGGCTGTATATGGAGTTGGTGAGAATCCAAACTGTTATCTTCACAACCATTGATTTTTCAAACAATAGATTCATAGGGGAGATGCCGAAGATAATTGGAAGGCTTAAATCACTCAAGGGGCTCAACTTTTCTCACAATAACCTTACAGGTTATATTCCATCATCGTTTGGAAATTTGACCAATCTTGAATGGTTAGACCTCTCTTTCAACAAGCTCAGCGGCGAGATTCCCAAGCAATTGGCAGAGCTACCGTGGCTTGAAGTTTTTAATCTATCATATAACCAACTTACAGGATGCATACCTTTAGGAAAGCAGTTCAATACATTCAATAATGATTCATACATCAAAAACTTGGGATTACGTGGATTTCCATTGTCAAGAACATGCAACAACGAGACAAAGCAACCACCACCTTCGACCTTACTAAAAGAAGACAATTTAGAGCCTGAAAATGGGTTTGGTTGGCAAGCTGTATCGATAGGTTATGGATGTGGAGTGATATTTGGAACATTGATGGGATATCTTACGTTTAAAATTGGAAAACCAAAGTGGATTGTGAGGATGGTGATATTAGAGCAACATATCATGCTCAGAAGGCTGAAGAATAATGCCCACAGACGTGCTGGAAGACAATAACTGTTCAAAACAATTTGTGGCTAGTTTTGTTAGAAACAATCTCTGAATCTGACTCAAACAGCCAAGCCCAGTAGAAAAAAGCAAAGCTCTCCTCCAACTCCTTCCATGTGTCAGAATTGGGATGAAGCTTCTTGTTCTACTCGCTATCTTCATCATCCATATTCactgtcttcttcttcatttttcaaaCAATGGAAACAGCACATAATGGTGATTAGGAGAATATCACTCTTCTTTCACAGTCCCCACATCTACAGGACACCATTCTTTGCCAAggtattcttcttcttaactTACATCTTTGGGTGCCTTTGTCACtttcttatctctctctctaaatgtAAATGCTCATTCATAGGGAAACCATGCTGCTGAgctttgtaattattattaataaaataagtatttgattttttttaagcagCTGGTTAGTGTTGTCTCTGTTGAAATAATTGGTAGGCCCAAGATTCCTTTCCGCCTTGCATTGTAATAATTCTTGTATTTTAGTGATCTGATTTGTTTGCTTTGGGTGCATAatttctgctttttttttagCATCAAATGCCCAGTAACTTGCAAGGTTGATGCCCCTGATGTTTCAGAACATATCAATAACCTTTTGTGCTCTTGAATAGTTCAAGACCTCTGTGTAGAAAGTAAGGCCTCATTctctttatcttatttttattgttgggTTTGGTACCATATccttatatatttaaaattttcttttgtttttcgtgTCCATTTTTTGATTCTTTGGTGACACATTTCTTAATATTGCAATGTTGTGGAATTTATGATGGTTTTTAATTATACACTTGCTATTTATGTTGAATGTGAGTATTGTCTCTTTTtgactaaaaaacaaaaaaatgtgaATGTGAGTATTTcaatgttgtgaaatttgatTGAAGATTCAGGATGATTTTGAGATTATAAATAGAAATTGGGTGAGCTGCAAGTCAACTTGTTGGTGTATATTTGCAATCTTCAAGTTATATATATGAACGTGGAGTGAAGGTATATATAAAGTATTTCActgtattctttttttctttttttggctgaatagtTTCACTGTATTCAGTTATAGAGGAAACTTTCCtggtttcatttttcttttatatttttattttttcattccttttcaCTTTTAGCAATAGTTGGTATGCAAAAGGTTAGTTTACTTCCATGTTTGATTTAAAGGTGCAGCCCCATTTTCCCTTGTAATTAATGTAAAAAAGATCTATGCACCATGTTGCGAGTGGGAGGTAGTGAGATCAATCACATTTAGAAGAAGCTGCTAAACTTTATTCAATCTACTAAACTTAGCAATTCTCTTGCAAATCAAGACCAAATGTTCTAAAATGAAGTTGTGGAAATTAATCCAGCATTCATATAGTATTCCTAGCATTCCATTAGTTGCTGACTTGCTTTGAGAAATATACTTTCCACTGTTGAAATGGGGTTATCTAGGTGACGTGTTGTGCGTATTCTGCAAGACCTGTCTTGAGAGTGGGGATCCCTTGTTCTTTGAGTATCATTTTCCAAAGAGGTTATGGTAGCAAGTTAAGCATGGTGTCTAATAAAATCCAAGGTAAATGTTTTGAAAGTAGTTATGTGGGGTAAAGAATAGTTGAAGGCAAATGTTATCAAAGTATTATAACCAACTTGCTAGGTCTGTAGTgggttattattttttcttaaaagaaatgCTTGTATATTCATCGGCAATGCCAAGTCTGAGGAGGCATAACCATTTCTTTGGTTTGGTGATAGCCATAATTGAGGGTTTTAGTTCAATGCTTTGTAAGTTTAGTTGCAGCTTCTATTTAGTTTTATGCTTGCTCTGtaagtttgattctttttaaGTTTAGGTGCAGCTTTGTGTTTTGTGTCTTCTGCTGTTGTTTGCTTATTGTATGGTTTGTTTCATTgataaattcattcattcattactttctctattttcttaGAGAAATAAGTTTTCCACTTGACATAGGCTGGTAAAATGATCAAGGTGACATGTTATCAAGGAGCTACCTTTGAGAGTAGGAATCATCTGTTGTTGTTTGATTATCCTTTATCAAAGAGTCTATGAGAGAAAGTTAAGTCTAATGAAATCCCAGGTATATAGCTTGCATATGTGGTTCTGTAGGGTATGGATATGTTGAAGggtaaaagttttaaaaaaaccataatCAAACTTGCTTAATCTGCAGTAGTTTATTAAATTTGGCTTCAAAGAAATGCTGTTGAGTTTAGCAGCAATGTCATGTCTGAGGACGCTATCCTGCTTTTGATCAGAAGAAACAATGCTCAAGTTGAGTTTGTGAAGAGAGTGAAAAATTTGCTAGTGAATAGTTTTATGTTGTAAttctttggggggggggggggattgcATTTCTCTGTCTTGATTATTTTTAAGTATGGTTTTATGTTGCTATTTATTTCACTGATTGCTCTGTTTACGTGTTGCAGCTCTTAGCTGCTGgtgttttgttgtttgtatggtttgtttactttaaaatattcattctttcaaagaaaacaaagttACGATTATCTACGACTCTCCTTGACCATTTTTCTTACTAGTTTTCTACCTCGCCAATCAAACTACGAAAATAGCATGCACTCAAATTTGAATTCCTTTGCAGTCAAACTTTAATGTTCTCACTAaagtaacacttttttttttgttgccaaaCTACACTTTTGGTCCTCTGATAATGtggcttttttaattttgtcccTACACAtttaattgtatcaattttGTTCCTCAACATTGAAGTGAAGTCAAATTTTGAGGATTTATTTGACTTGATTTTGAAAGTTGAAGGATGAAATTGACACAGTTAATAGTTCAAGgatctttattttaaaagttgaaGGACAAAAGTGACAATTAAATCTATGGGTACAAAATTTGGCCAACACTTTTTTATTGATTGCATTGCTCCAATGGTTACTGTTTTTCACCATTTgctatcttttcttttgtgatttttcAAACTTCTAGATTTGGATAAAAAGTGCAAGATACTGCAAATCTTGAGAAATGTGTTGCAACGATGAAGGTTCATATCCTTTCGTGTTAAAAGACGAAGGTGATATATCTTTTTGAGATTTCTATATCATGTGCAAGTGTGTGtgtatcttctttttttttgggtcaattttatggtttttatttt from Castanea sativa cultivar Marrone di Chiusa Pesio chromosome 6, ASM4071231v1 includes:
- the LOC142641544 gene encoding receptor-like protein 7, whose protein sequence is MGLTLKYQLFFFFFFFFFCLLSWLFPSSFSSSFSSNSQCSALLHFSNSLSLHSSASPSPDRSIIQMCYNSYPKTASWKEHKDCCSWDGVECDNATRHVIGLDLSCSWLNGSIHSNSSLFLLHHLRSLNLAGNDFYPFPISSEFGNFKTLTYFNLSRSFFSGKIPYEISQLSSLVSLDLSNNWLIIETPVWKRVVDNLTLLRELLLDSTNMSSIRPNSLMNLASSLTTLSLNGCDLRGKLENNILCLPSIQTLDLGFNFNLEGSLPNSNCNSSSSLKFLDLSSTMFSGELPDSIGSLKSLKHLDLGFSNFTGLIPTSLGSLAQMTVLILSENNFIGSIPASLGNFTQITYLDLYANNFIGPIPASLGNLTQITYLDLSSNSFKGLLPLSLLNLPNLSILYLNNNQLVGPLPSHVSGLNLIELSLSSNSLNGTLPSWLFSLPSLEMLRLDDNEFIGEIGEFKYNSLVSLVLGYNKLQGSIPRSISRLVNLTQLYLSSNKLSIMLEFEMLSKLKNLQYLDLSHNLLSIKNNVIVTFTLPNLRHLNLSSSNISEFPILLKTATNLESLDLSNNRIYGQVPRWLGDVGRNSLYYIDLRANLLQGPFSTLNFRNLQYFFVSNNSLTGEIPFLICNASFLEVLDLSHNNFSGMIPKCLINSSGLSVLDLRMNNLRGTIPATFAKGNYFRNINLNGNQLEGQLPRSLANCRNLEVLDLGNNKMNGAFPYWLESLPKLRVLVIRSNRFQGSIGNPKTKFPFPNLRIIDISNNQFNGPLPRKYFKYLKAMTNVDESKVRLEYTRDMYYQDSLNVMIKGLYMELVRIQTVIFTTIDFSNNRFIGEMPKIIGRLKSLKGLNFSHNNLTGYIPSSFGNLTNLEWLDLSFNKLSGEIPKQLAELPWLEVFNLSYNQLTGCIPLGKQFNTFNNDSYIKNLGLRGFPLSRTCNNETKQPPPSTLLKEDNLEPENGFGWQAVSIGYGCGVIFGTLMGYLTFKIGKPKWIVRMVILEQHIMLRRLKNNAHRRAGRQ